A single genomic interval of Polaribacter vadi harbors:
- the fabG gene encoding 3-oxoacyl-[acyl-carrier-protein] reductase, with translation MKLLENKSAIITGATRGIGRGIAVEFAKQGANVAFTYSSSVEAAKELEEELKAFGVSAKGYQSNAANFDAAQELAKEVLAEFGTIDILVNNAGITKDNLLMRISEDDFDKVIEVNLKSVFNLTKAVIRPMMKQRAGSIINMSSVVGLKGNAGQTNYAASKAGIVGFSKSVALELGSRNVRSNVIAPGFIETEMTDKLDEKVVQGWRDSIPLKRGGSPQDIANACVFLASDMSSYITGQTLSVDGGMLT, from the coding sequence ATGAAATTACTAGAAAACAAATCAGCAATAATTACAGGAGCAACAAGAGGAATTGGACGTGGAATTGCAGTAGAATTTGCAAAACAAGGTGCGAATGTAGCTTTTACTTATAGCTCTTCTGTAGAAGCAGCAAAAGAATTAGAAGAAGAATTAAAAGCATTTGGAGTTTCTGCAAAAGGATATCAATCAAATGCAGCAAATTTTGATGCAGCTCAAGAATTAGCAAAAGAAGTTTTAGCAGAATTTGGAACTATTGATATTTTAGTAAACAATGCAGGAATTACAAAAGACAATTTGTTAATGCGTATTTCTGAAGATGATTTTGATAAAGTAATTGAAGTAAACTTAAAATCAGTTTTTAATTTAACAAAAGCTGTAATAAGACCAATGATGAAGCAAAGAGCAGGTTCTATCATTAATATGAGTTCTGTAGTTGGTTTAAAAGGAAATGCTGGGCAAACCAATTATGCAGCATCAAAAGCTGGTATTGTTGGGTTTTCTAAATCAGTTGCTTTAGAATTAGGTTCAAGAAATGTAAGAAGTAACGTAATTGCTCCAGGATTTATTGAAACAGAAATGACAGATAAATTAGATGAAAAAGTTGTACAAGGTTGGCGAGATTCAATTCCTTTAAAAAGAGGAGGAAGTCCACAAGATATTGCAAATGCTTGTGTGTTTTTAGCTTCAGATATGAGTAGCTATATTACAGGACAAACGTTGTCTGTAGATGGTGGAATGCTTACTTAA
- the lpxD gene encoding UDP-3-O-(3-hydroxymyristoyl)glucosamine N-acyltransferase, which produces MKFTAQQIADILEGEVVGNPDEEVSKLSKIEEGEKGSLTFLSNPKYNSYLYTTNASVAIVNKSLTLEKEVTSTLIKVEDAYKSFSKLLEFYNEVKNNKQGREQPHFISKSAKIGENEYLGAFSYIGENVIIGDNVKIYPNSYIGDNTIIGDNCVIFSGVKIYSETQIGNHCKFHSGCIIGSDGFGYAPNEKGEYAAIPQIGNVIIEDYVDIGANTTIDRATMGSTIIRKGVKLDNLIQIAHNVEIGKNTVIASQSAVAGSSKVGENCVIGGQVGISGHLKLGNNLQIQGQSGISKSLKDGAIVQGSPAFNYPDFFKSYAYFKNLPKLASKINQLEKELKTQTKE; this is translated from the coding sequence ATGAAATTTACAGCACAACAAATAGCGGATATTTTAGAAGGAGAAGTCGTGGGAAATCCTGATGAGGAAGTTTCTAAATTATCTAAAATAGAGGAAGGAGAAAAAGGTTCTTTAACTTTTTTATCGAACCCAAAATATAACTCATACCTTTATACTACAAATGCTTCAGTAGCTATTGTAAATAAAAGTTTAACTTTAGAAAAAGAAGTTACATCCACACTTATAAAAGTAGAAGATGCTTACAAATCTTTTTCTAAATTATTAGAATTTTACAACGAAGTAAAAAATAATAAACAAGGTAGAGAGCAACCACATTTTATTTCGAAATCAGCAAAAATTGGAGAAAATGAGTATTTGGGTGCTTTTTCTTACATAGGTGAAAATGTAATTATTGGTGATAACGTAAAAATTTATCCAAACAGTTATATTGGTGATAATACAATTATTGGTGATAATTGTGTGATTTTTTCAGGCGTAAAAATATATTCGGAAACTCAAATTGGTAATCATTGTAAATTTCATTCTGGATGTATTATAGGTTCAGATGGATTTGGTTATGCACCTAATGAAAAAGGCGAATACGCAGCAATTCCGCAAATAGGAAATGTAATCATAGAAGATTATGTAGATATTGGTGCGAATACAACTATAGATAGAGCTACAATGGGTTCTACAATTATAAGAAAAGGTGTTAAATTAGATAATTTAATTCAGATTGCTCATAATGTAGAAATAGGAAAAAATACAGTTATTGCGTCACAATCTGCAGTTGCTGGTTCCTCTAAAGTTGGCGAAAATTGTGTAATAGGAGGTCAAGTAGGAATTTCAGGACATTTAAAATTAGGGAATAATTTACAAATACAAGGTCAATCTGGTATCAGTAAAAGTTTAAAAGATGGTGCTATTGTTCAAGGTTCACCAGCATTTAATTATCCAGATTTTTTTAAATCATATGCTTATTTCAAAAATTTACCAAAATTGGCTTCAAAAATAAATCAATTAGAAAAAGAATTGAAGACTCAAACAAAAGAATAA
- a CDS encoding UDP-3-O-(3-hydroxymyristoyl)glucosamine N-acyltransferase gives MKFKKPQTLKEIATLINTDFIGDDNFEILGINEIHVVEKGDIVFVDHPKYYDKALNSAATTILINKKVDCPEGKSLLISEDPFRDFNKITKYFNPFIASKESIAESAIIGEGTIIQPNVFIGNNVTIGKNCVIHPNVTIYDNSVLGDNVTIHANTVLGADAFYYKKRPEGFDKLISGGRVVIENNVDLGASCTIDKGVTGDTTIKEGTKIDNQVHVGHDTVIGKKCLIASQTGIAGCVIIEDEVTIWGQVGTNSGITIGKGAIILGQTGVTKSVAGGKSYFGTPIEESREKLKQIAGLKRLLKEK, from the coding sequence TTGAAATTCAAAAAACCACAAACTCTTAAAGAGATTGCTACATTAATCAATACCGATTTTATAGGTGATGATAATTTCGAGATTCTAGGAATCAATGAAATTCATGTAGTAGAAAAAGGAGATATCGTTTTTGTAGATCATCCTAAATATTATGATAAAGCATTAAATTCTGCTGCAACAACTATTTTAATCAACAAAAAAGTAGATTGTCCAGAAGGTAAATCTCTATTAATATCTGAAGATCCTTTTCGTGATTTTAATAAAATAACCAAATATTTTAATCCTTTTATTGCATCCAAAGAAAGCATAGCAGAAAGTGCTATTATTGGAGAAGGAACTATAATTCAGCCCAATGTTTTTATTGGAAACAATGTAACCATTGGTAAAAACTGTGTGATTCATCCAAATGTAACGATCTACGACAATTCAGTTTTAGGTGATAATGTAACCATTCACGCCAATACAGTTTTGGGAGCAGACGCTTTTTATTATAAAAAACGTCCAGAAGGTTTTGATAAATTAATTTCAGGAGGTAGAGTTGTCATCGAAAATAATGTAGACTTAGGTGCTTCTTGTACTATTGATAAAGGAGTTACAGGAGATACAACCATTAAAGAAGGCACTAAAATTGACAATCAAGTGCATGTTGGTCATGATACTGTAATTGGCAAAAAATGTTTAATAGCTTCACAAACAGGTATTGCTGGTTGTGTAATTATTGAAGATGAGGTTACAATTTGGGGACAAGTTGGCACAAATAGCGGAATTACTATTGGTAAAGGTGCTATAATTTTAGGGCAAACTGGTGTTACAAAATCAGTTGCAGGAGGAAAAAGTTATTTTGGAACTCCAATTGAAGAATCAAGAGAAAAATTAAAACAAATAGCAGGCTTAAAAAGATTGTTAAAAGAGAAATAA
- a CDS encoding HD domain-containing protein → MKKKTPNKLKILNDPIYGFIQIPNSIIFDLIEHPYFQRLRRIAQMGFSNLVYPGANHTRFQHAIGCIHLMQKAVRVLRFKQIEISKDEEVALYIAILLHDIGHGAFSHALEHSIVSGISHEEISLKFIKKLNEEFDGELDLAITIFEGKYHRKFLYQLISSQLDIDRLDYLKRDSFFTGVTEGNISSDRLIVMMNVKDDELVIEKKGIYSVEKFLIARRLMYWQVYLHKTGLVAENMLVNVLRRAKELAENGVDLYASSALKYFLYNQINKDNFTDNTLEMFSNLDDYDILSAIKEWTNHSDKVLSLLSKIIVDRELLRIEIQKTNFEEADVQKKIQKFSKKLKLSAKETSYFVFSQRIINQAYNSEIPILILNKNGKLKDIAKASDQLNLQALTKPVVKYFICYPKYK, encoded by the coding sequence TTGAAGAAAAAAACGCCAAATAAATTAAAAATTTTAAATGATCCTATTTATGGATTTATTCAAATTCCAAATTCCATCATATTCGATCTTATTGAACATCCTTATTTTCAGAGATTAAGAAGAATTGCGCAAATGGGCTTTTCTAACTTGGTGTATCCAGGAGCAAATCACACGCGTTTTCAGCATGCAATTGGTTGTATTCATTTAATGCAAAAGGCAGTTAGAGTTTTACGTTTTAAACAAATTGAAATTTCTAAAGACGAAGAAGTAGCTTTATATATTGCAATTTTATTGCACGATATTGGTCATGGAGCTTTTTCTCACGCTTTGGAGCATAGTATTGTAAGTGGGATTTCTCACGAAGAGATTTCGTTAAAATTCATCAAAAAATTAAATGAAGAATTTGATGGTGAATTAGATTTAGCCATTACAATTTTTGAAGGGAAATATCATCGTAAATTTTTATATCAATTAATATCTAGTCAATTAGATATAGATCGATTAGATTATTTAAAACGAGACAGTTTTTTTACAGGAGTTACAGAAGGCAATATTTCATCAGACAGGTTAATTGTAATGATGAATGTGAAGGATGATGAGTTAGTGATCGAAAAAAAAGGAATTTATTCTGTAGAAAAATTTTTGATTGCTAGACGTTTAATGTATTGGCAAGTGTATTTACATAAAACAGGTTTGGTTGCAGAAAATATGTTGGTAAATGTTTTAAGAAGAGCAAAAGAATTAGCAGAAAATGGTGTTGATTTATATGCAAGTTCTGCCTTAAAATATTTTTTATACAATCAAATAAATAAGGATAATTTTACAGACAATACTTTAGAAATGTTCTCTAATTTAGATGATTATGATATTTTATCTGCCATCAAAGAATGGACGAATCATTCAGATAAAGTGTTGTCTTTACTATCTAAAATAATTGTTGATAGAGAGTTATTAAGAATCGAAATTCAGAAAACTAATTTTGAAGAAGCTGATGTACAAAAGAAGATACAAAAGTTCTCGAAAAAGTTGAAATTATCAGCAAAAGAAACGAGTTATTTTGTGTTTTCTCAGAGAATTATTAATCAGGCTTACAATTCAGAAATACCAATTCTTATTTTAAATAAAAACGGAAAGTTAAAAGATATTGCAAAAGCATCCGATCAATTAAACTTACAGGCATTAACAAAACCTGTCGTAAAATACTTTATTTGTTATCCAAAGTATAAATGA
- the efp gene encoding elongation factor P produces the protein MATTSDIRNGLCIRYNNDIYKIVEFLHVKPGKGPAFVRTKLKSVTNGKVIDNTFPAGRKIDDVRVETHKFQYLYNDGEFYHFMNEADYSQIRLLEAALDTPKLMKEGEIVTIIINSEDNMPLSVEMPMSVILEVTHTEPGIKGNTATNATKPATVETGAEVNVPLFINEGDKIKIETAKGTYQERIKE, from the coding sequence ATGGCAACAACATCAGATATTAGAAACGGATTGTGTATTAGATATAATAATGATATCTACAAAATAGTTGAATTTTTACATGTTAAACCAGGAAAAGGGCCTGCATTTGTAAGAACAAAATTAAAAAGTGTAACGAATGGAAAAGTAATTGATAACACATTTCCTGCAGGTAGAAAAATAGATGATGTAAGAGTAGAAACTCATAAATTTCAATATTTATATAATGATGGCGAATTTTATCATTTTATGAATGAAGCTGATTATAGTCAAATAAGATTATTAGAAGCAGCTTTAGATACACCAAAATTAATGAAAGAAGGTGAAATTGTAACGATTATCATCAACTCTGAAGATAATATGCCACTTTCTGTAGAAATGCCAATGAGTGTTATTTTAGAAGTAACACATACAGAACCTGGTATTAAAGGTAATACAGCCACAAATGCTACAAAACCAGCAACTGTAGAAACTGGTGCAGAAGTTAATGTTCCTTTATTTATTAATGAAGGTGATAAAATTAAAATAGAAACTGCCAAAGGAACTTACCAAGAACGTATTAAGGAGTAA
- the sucD gene encoding succinate--CoA ligase subunit alpha, producing the protein MSVLVNKNSKIIVQGFTGSEGTFHAGQMIDYGTNVVGGVTPGKGGQEHLGKPVFNTVAESVEKAGADTSIIFVPPAFAADAIMEAADAGIKVIICITEGIPTADMVKVKAYIANKDTRLVGPNCPGVITPDEAKVGIMPGFIFKKGKVGIVSKSGTLTYEAADQVVKQGFGITTAIGIGGDPIIGTTTKEAVEMLMNDPETEAIVMIGEIGGNLEAEAAQWIKADGNRKPVVGFIAGQTAPAGRTMGHAGAIVGGADDTAQAKMKILAENGIHVVSSPAKIGEMVASVLK; encoded by the coding sequence ATGAGTGTTTTAGTAAATAAGAATTCAAAAATTATTGTACAAGGTTTTACAGGTAGTGAAGGTACTTTTCACGCTGGTCAAATGATTGATTATGGAACAAACGTTGTTGGAGGTGTAACTCCAGGAAAAGGTGGTCAAGAGCATTTAGGAAAACCAGTTTTTAATACGGTTGCAGAATCTGTAGAAAAAGCAGGTGCAGATACTTCTATTATTTTTGTTCCTCCAGCTTTTGCTGCAGATGCAATTATGGAAGCTGCAGATGCAGGAATCAAAGTAATTATTTGTATTACAGAAGGAATTCCTACTGCAGATATGGTGAAGGTAAAAGCATATATTGCAAATAAAGATACAAGATTAGTTGGGCCAAATTGTCCAGGAGTTATCACTCCAGATGAAGCTAAAGTTGGTATTATGCCAGGTTTTATTTTCAAAAAAGGTAAAGTTGGTATCGTTTCTAAATCAGGAACTTTAACCTATGAAGCTGCTGATCAGGTTGTAAAACAAGGTTTTGGAATTACAACTGCCATTGGAATTGGTGGAGATCCAATTATTGGAACCACTACTAAAGAAGCTGTAGAAATGTTAATGAACGATCCAGAAACTGAAGCAATTGTTATGATTGGTGAAATTGGTGGAAATTTAGAAGCAGAAGCTGCACAATGGATTAAAGCTGATGGAAATAGAAAACCAGTTGTTGGTTTTATTGCAGGACAAACTGCACCTGCTGGAAGAACAATGGGTCATGCAGGAGCAATTGTTGGTGGAGCAGATGATACTGCACAAGCAAAAATGAAAATTTTAGCAGAAAATGGAATTCACGTTGTAAGTTCGCCAGCAAAAATTGGAGAAATGGTTGCAAGCGTTCTTAAATAA
- the lpxA gene encoding acyl-ACP--UDP-N-acetylglucosamine O-acyltransferase, producing MNQPLAYVHPQAKIARNVVIEPFTTIHNNVTIGSGTWIGSNVTIMEGAIIGQNCRIFPGSVISAIPQDLKFDDEETTVEIGDNVTIRECVTINRGTKDRMKTVIGNNCLIMAYCHVAHDCYVGDNCIFSNNTTLAGHVTIGDNVVLAGMVAVHQFASVGKHAFVTGGSLVRKDVPPYVKAAREPLSYVGINSVGLRRRGYSTEKIREIQNIYRILFQKNYNYTQAIDIIEAEMEATPERDEIIQFIKDSHRGIMKGYFNVN from the coding sequence ATGAATCAGCCTTTAGCGTATGTTCATCCCCAAGCAAAAATTGCAAGAAACGTTGTAATAGAACCTTTTACAACCATTCATAATAATGTAACAATTGGTTCAGGAACATGGATTGGGTCTAATGTAACCATTATGGAAGGCGCAATAATTGGGCAAAATTGTCGAATTTTTCCTGGTTCAGTAATTTCTGCAATTCCACAAGATTTAAAGTTCGATGATGAAGAAACTACTGTAGAAATTGGAGACAATGTTACTATAAGAGAATGTGTTACCATCAACAGAGGAACAAAAGACAGAATGAAAACTGTGATTGGTAATAACTGTTTAATTATGGCTTATTGTCATGTTGCTCACGATTGTTATGTGGGTGATAATTGTATTTTTTCTAACAATACAACTTTAGCAGGTCATGTAACCATTGGCGATAATGTTGTTTTAGCAGGTATGGTTGCTGTGCATCAATTTGCATCTGTTGGTAAACATGCGTTTGTAACTGGTGGTTCTTTGGTTCGTAAAGATGTACCTCCTTATGTAAAAGCTGCAAGAGAGCCTTTATCTTATGTTGGTATTAATTCAGTAGGTTTAAGAAGAAGAGGATATTCAACTGAAAAAATTAGAGAAATTCAGAATATCTATAGAATTTTATTCCAAAAAAACTATAATTATACGCAAGCAATCGATATTATCGAAGCAGAAATGGAAGCAACTCCAGAACGTGATGAAATTATTCAATTCATAAAAGATTCTCATAGAGGAATTATGAAAGGATATTTTAACGTAAATTAA
- a CDS encoding bifunctional response regulator/alkaline phosphatase family protein: MSSIQILWVDDEIELLKPHILFLERKNYKVTTCTNGADAIDLVDGQNFDIVFLDENMPGLTGLETLSEIKQKQANLPVVMITKSEEEYIMEEAIGSKISDYLIKPVNPSQILLSLKKNLDNSRLVSEKTTSSYQQEFRKISMDLSMVNSYSEWIDLYKKLVHWELELENISDPGMLGILESQKQEANNQFFKFIKKNYEDFLTAHDKPTFSHTLFKDYVVPELSKDQSVLWVVIDNLRYDQYRILEPLINNFYKKDKEYSYFSILPTATQYARNAIFSGLMPSEMEKRHPNYWKNDVDEGGMNLYENEFLTAQIKRLSLDIKHEYYKITSLKSGKELADNFNGTKQNDLTTVVYNFVDMLSHSKTEMEVIKELAGDDKAYRSLTLSWFKNSPLFEIIQKAQNLGQKLIITTDHGTINCKNPTKVIGDKNISANLRYKTGRSLSYEEKDVYAVRNPKDIFLPTVAMNSPFIFAKEDLFFAYPNNFNHFVKYYKNTYQHGGVSLEEMIIPCAVYSPK; encoded by the coding sequence ATGAGTAGCATACAAATATTATGGGTAGATGATGAAATTGAATTATTAAAACCTCACATTCTTTTTTTAGAACGCAAAAACTACAAAGTAACAACCTGTACAAATGGTGCTGATGCTATTGATTTGGTTGATGGACAAAATTTCGATATTGTTTTTTTAGATGAAAATATGCCAGGATTAACTGGCTTGGAAACACTTTCGGAAATCAAACAAAAACAGGCAAACTTACCTGTAGTTATGATTACTAAAAGCGAGGAAGAATATATTATGGAAGAAGCCATTGGCTCTAAAATTTCAGATTATTTAATAAAACCTGTTAATCCTAGTCAAATTTTATTGAGTTTAAAGAAAAATCTAGACAACTCACGTTTGGTTTCAGAGAAAACAACCTCTAGCTATCAGCAAGAATTCAGGAAAATTTCGATGGATTTATCTATGGTAAATTCTTATTCAGAATGGATTGATTTGTATAAAAAACTAGTTCATTGGGAATTAGAATTAGAAAACATTAGCGATCCTGGAATGTTAGGGATTCTAGAAAGTCAGAAACAAGAAGCTAACAATCAGTTTTTTAAATTCATTAAAAAGAATTACGAAGATTTCTTAACAGCTCATGACAAACCCACTTTTTCTCATACCCTTTTTAAAGATTATGTGGTTCCAGAATTAAGTAAAGACCAAAGTGTTTTATGGGTTGTGATTGATAATTTACGGTACGATCAATACAGAATTTTAGAACCTTTAATTAATAATTTTTACAAGAAAGACAAAGAATATTCTTATTTCTCAATTTTACCAACAGCCACTCAATATGCTAGAAATGCAATTTTTTCTGGGTTGATGCCATCAGAAATGGAAAAACGCCATCCTAATTATTGGAAAAACGATGTTGATGAAGGTGGAATGAATCTATACGAAAATGAATTTTTAACGGCTCAAATAAAAAGATTAAGTTTAGATATTAAACACGAATATTATAAAATTACTTCTTTAAAAAGCGGAAAAGAATTAGCCGATAATTTTAACGGAACTAAGCAAAACGACTTAACAACAGTTGTCTATAATTTTGTGGATATGCTTTCACACTCTAAAACAGAAATGGAAGTTATTAAAGAATTAGCTGGCGATGATAAAGCGTATAGAAGTTTAACTTTAAGCTGGTTTAAAAACTCACCTTTGTTTGAAATTATTCAAAAAGCACAGAATTTAGGTCAAAAATTAATCATCACCACAGATCATGGAACCATTAACTGTAAAAATCCTACAAAAGTAATTGGCGATAAAAATATCAGCGCTAATTTACGTTACAAAACTGGCAGAAGTTTAAGCTACGAAGAAAAAGATGTATATGCAGTAAGAAATCCTAAGGATATCTTTTTGCCAACTGTAGCTATGAATAGTCCGTTTATTTTTGCGAAGGAAGATTTATTTTTTGCGTATCCAAACAACTTTAATCATTTTGTAAAATATTACAAAAACACCTATCAACATGGAGGTGTTTCTTTAGAGGAAATGATTATTCCTTGTGCAGTTTATAGTCCCAAGTAA
- a CDS encoding bifunctional UDP-3-O-[3-hydroxymyristoyl] N-acetylglucosamine deacetylase/3-hydroxyacyl-ACP dehydratase: protein MSKKQKTIKNAVTLSGVGLHTGNTVSMTLKPAPINHGFAFKRIDLEGSPIIEANAEYVVTTQRGTNLEKNGVQIQTSEHVLAAAVGLDIDNLLIEVDASEPPIMDGSSKYFIEALEKAGIEEQDADIEEYIVKEIISFKDDITGSEIILMPSDEYQITTMVDFGTKILGTQNATLDRISDFKTEIADARTFSFLHEIEMLLENDLIKGGDLNNAIVYVDKELSENTMQKLQKAFNKENISVKPNGILDNLTLHWANEAARHKLLDVIGDLALVGTRIRGKVIANKPGHLVNTQFAKKLAKIIKTEKRNYVPQFDLNLPPLLDIHQIMDILPHRPPFLMIDRIIELSEKHVVGMKNVTMNENFFVGHFPGSPVMPGVLQVEAMAQCGGVLVLSTVPDPENYLTYFMKMDNVKFKQKVLPGDTLIFKAELITPIRRGICHMQAYAYANGKLVAEAELMAQIARKK, encoded by the coding sequence ATGAGTAAGAAACAAAAAACAATAAAAAATGCAGTTACACTCTCTGGTGTAGGTTTGCATACAGGTAACACTGTTTCAATGACGTTAAAACCAGCTCCAATAAACCATGGATTTGCTTTTAAGAGAATAGATTTGGAGGGCTCTCCAATAATTGAAGCAAATGCAGAATATGTTGTAACTACGCAAAGAGGTACAAATTTAGAAAAGAACGGAGTTCAAATACAAACATCAGAACACGTTTTAGCTGCTGCTGTTGGTTTAGATATCGATAATTTGTTGATAGAAGTAGATGCTTCTGAACCACCAATTATGGACGGTTCATCAAAATATTTTATAGAAGCTTTAGAAAAAGCAGGTATAGAAGAGCAAGATGCAGATATTGAAGAATATATTGTAAAAGAAATTATTTCTTTTAAAGATGATATTACTGGAAGCGAGATTATTTTGATGCCTTCAGATGAATATCAAATTACAACTATGGTAGATTTTGGAACTAAAATTTTAGGAACTCAAAATGCTACTTTAGATCGTATTTCTGATTTTAAAACAGAAATTGCAGATGCTAGAACATTCAGTTTTTTACATGAAATTGAAATGTTACTAGAAAACGATTTGATTAAAGGAGGTGATTTAAATAATGCTATTGTTTATGTTGATAAGGAATTATCAGAAAACACCATGCAAAAACTTCAAAAAGCTTTTAATAAAGAAAATATTTCTGTAAAACCAAATGGTATTTTAGACAATCTTACTTTACATTGGGCAAATGAAGCTGCTCGTCATAAATTATTAGATGTAATAGGCGATTTAGCTTTAGTTGGCACAAGAATTAGAGGAAAAGTTATTGCTAACAAACCTGGACATTTGGTAAATACGCAGTTTGCTAAAAAATTGGCTAAAATTATAAAAACTGAAAAGAGAAACTATGTTCCTCAATTCGATTTAAACTTACCACCATTATTAGATATTCATCAAATAATGGACATTTTACCTCACAGACCACCATTTTTAATGATTGATAGAATTATAGAGCTATCAGAAAAACATGTTGTGGGTATGAAAAATGTTACCATGAATGAAAATTTCTTTGTAGGTCATTTTCCAGGATCACCAGTTATGCCAGGGGTTTTACAAGTAGAAGCAATGGCACAATGTGGAGGTGTTTTAGTATTAAGCACAGTTCCAGATCCAGAAAATTATTTAACATATTTCATGAAAATGGATAATGTGAAATTTAAACAAAAAGTGTTGCCTGGAGATACTTTAATTTTTAAAGCAGAATTAATTACTCCAATAAGAAGAGGAATTTGCCACATGCAAGCATATGCATATGCAAATGGTAAATTAGTTGCAGAAGCAGAATTAATGGCACAAATTGCTAGAAAAAAATAA